The Amycolatopsis sp. DG1A-15b genome window below encodes:
- a CDS encoding DEAD/DEAH box helicase, with amino-acid sequence MPELLSGADGFWATAAKAALRLVAAGRLLPGVTASGHDAWRVGPLEPAEAAWLRDLAAAMPPDERAPGPLLRAFLDAVADTLPRTPAAAKAAGTRLFAAVAPQRADSLRDWAGELAAGLDSGIRVSLRVTAPGGFESGRFHAVVQVHSLADPGQVADAAQLWETGRFGPRARIDVLLALRRGAQVWPALSPLLTSAVPAEVALGEDDVTDLVAAAAPRLAAAGIDVHWPAELAGSLTARAVVRSGDTPGDLPSFFGGGRALAFDWQLALGGEVLTEAELDALAEARRPVVRLRDRWVLVDPALAAKARDRALKPLTPVDALGAVLSGTTEVDGEVVEVVTDGWLARLRERLAEPPQPQAPPAGLAATLRDYQLRGLQWLATVTGLGLGGCLADDMGLGKTVTLIALHLHRASGPTLVVCPASLLGNWEREIRRFAPGVPVRRFHGSARSLEDVEDAAGFVLTTYGTLRTDPAPLAAVRWGLLVADEAQHVKNHRSGTAKALRLVPAAARVALTGTPVENTLSELWAILDWTAPGLLGSLSEFRTRRAKPIEAGDPAAAERLSRLLRPFLLRRRKSDPGIAPELPAKTETDRPVALSADQVALYEAVVREMMADIAASDGMARRGRIVKLLTALKQICNHPAQYLKEPGGRSGKLELLDELLDTILAEGGAVLVFTQYVAMARLLEKHLAGRGIATQLLHGGTPVARREELVERFQAGAVPVFLLSLKAAGTGLNLTRADHVVHFDRWWNPAVEDQATDRAYRIGQTRPVQVHRLVAEGTVEDRIAAMLREKRALAEAVLAGGEAALTELSDTELAELVELRSRG; translated from the coding sequence CTGCCGGAGCTGCTGTCCGGCGCCGACGGCTTCTGGGCGACCGCGGCGAAGGCGGCGCTGCGGCTGGTGGCCGCGGGACGGCTGCTGCCCGGCGTCACCGCATCCGGGCACGACGCCTGGCGTGTCGGGCCGCTGGAACCGGCGGAAGCGGCGTGGCTGCGGGATCTCGCGGCCGCGATGCCCCCGGACGAACGTGCGCCGGGGCCGCTGCTGCGGGCCTTCCTCGACGCCGTCGCCGACACGCTGCCCCGCACGCCCGCCGCGGCCAAAGCCGCCGGGACGCGGTTGTTCGCCGCCGTCGCACCGCAGCGCGCGGATTCCCTGCGCGACTGGGCGGGCGAGCTGGCCGCGGGCCTGGATTCGGGGATCCGGGTGTCGCTGCGGGTGACGGCACCCGGCGGGTTCGAGAGCGGGCGTTTCCACGCTGTGGTCCAGGTGCACAGCCTGGCCGATCCCGGGCAGGTCGCCGACGCGGCGCAGCTGTGGGAGACCGGGCGGTTCGGGCCGCGGGCACGCATCGACGTCCTGCTGGCGCTGCGGCGGGGAGCGCAGGTGTGGCCGGCGCTGAGCCCGCTGCTGACCTCCGCGGTGCCGGCCGAGGTGGCGCTGGGCGAGGACGACGTGACCGACCTGGTCGCGGCCGCGGCGCCGCGGCTGGCGGCGGCCGGGATCGACGTGCACTGGCCGGCCGAGCTGGCGGGGTCGCTGACCGCGCGGGCCGTCGTCCGCTCCGGGGACACCCCGGGTGACCTGCCATCGTTCTTCGGCGGCGGCCGCGCGCTGGCGTTTGATTGGCAGCTCGCGCTCGGTGGTGAGGTGCTGACCGAGGCGGAACTGGACGCGCTCGCCGAGGCGCGCCGCCCGGTGGTGCGGCTGCGCGACCGCTGGGTGCTGGTCGATCCGGCGCTGGCGGCGAAGGCGCGGGACCGGGCGCTCAAGCCGCTGACCCCGGTCGACGCGCTGGGGGCGGTGCTGTCGGGGACCACCGAAGTCGATGGCGAGGTGGTCGAGGTCGTCACCGACGGCTGGCTGGCGCGGCTGCGGGAACGGCTGGCCGAGCCGCCGCAACCGCAGGCCCCGCCGGCCGGGCTGGCCGCGACGCTGCGGGACTACCAGCTGCGGGGGCTGCAGTGGCTGGCCACCGTCACCGGGCTCGGTCTCGGCGGGTGCCTCGCCGACGACATGGGCCTCGGCAAGACGGTCACGCTGATCGCGCTGCACCTGCACCGGGCCTCGGGGCCGACCTTGGTGGTGTGCCCGGCTTCGCTGCTGGGCAACTGGGAACGCGAGATCCGCCGGTTCGCCCCCGGTGTGCCGGTGCGGCGCTTCCACGGCAGCGCCCGTTCCCTCGAGGACGTCGAGGACGCCGCCGGGTTCGTCCTGACCACTTACGGCACGCTGCGCACCGATCCCGCGCCGCTGGCCGCGGTGCGGTGGGGGCTGCTGGTGGCCGACGAGGCCCAGCACGTCAAGAACCACCGCTCCGGCACGGCGAAGGCGCTGCGGCTGGTGCCGGCGGCGGCGCGGGTGGCGCTGACCGGCACGCCGGTGGAGAACACCCTCTCGGAGCTGTGGGCGATCCTCGACTGGACCGCGCCGGGCCTGCTGGGATCGCTGAGCGAGTTCCGGACGCGCCGGGCGAAGCCGATCGAAGCCGGGGACCCCGCGGCGGCCGAACGGCTGTCGCGGTTGCTGCGGCCGTTCCTGCTGCGGCGCCGCAAGTCCGATCCGGGGATCGCGCCCGAGCTCCCGGCGAAGACCGAGACCGACCGGCCGGTGGCGCTCAGCGCGGACCAGGTGGCGCTGTACGAGGCGGTCGTGCGGGAAATGATGGCCGACATCGCCGCGAGCGACGGGATGGCCCGGCGTGGCCGGATCGTCAAGCTGCTGACCGCGCTCAAGCAGATCTGCAACCACCCGGCGCAGTACCTCAAAGAGCCCGGTGGCCGCTCCGGGAAGCTGGAGCTGCTCGACGAACTGCTGGACACGATCCTCGCCGAGGGCGGCGCGGTGCTGGTGTTCACCCAGTACGTCGCCATGGCGCGGCTGCTGGAGAAGCACCTGGCCGGCCGCGGGATCGCGACGCAGCTGTTGCACGGCGGGACCCCGGTCGCGCGCCGCGAAGAGCTCGTCGAGCGGTTCCAGGCCGGTGCGGTGCCGGTGTTCCTGCTGTCGTTGAAGGCCGCCGGGACGGGGTTGAACCTCACGCGCGCCGACCACGTCGTGCACTTCGACCGCTGGTGGAACCCGGCGGTGGAGGACCAGGCGACCGACCGGGCGTACCGGATCGGGCAGACCCGGCCGGTGCAGGTGCACCGGCTGGTCGCCGAAGGCACGGTCGAGGACCGGATCGCGGCGATGCTGCGGGAGAAGCGGGCGCTGGCCGAGGCGGTGCTGGCCGGCGGCGAGGCCGCGTTGACGGAACTGTCGGACACCGAGCTGGCCGAGCTCGTCGAACTGAGGAGCCGCGGATGA
- a CDS encoding SWIM zinc finger family protein has protein sequence MTDDRVRGFPAFGAAGHLARSWWGRAWVRAMEDTALDLRQLKKGRKYAAAGLVGPITVSPGRIAAVVDDADGGPYRTQLRLAELSEPDWTRFLDRVASRAGHLAALLDRDMPPDLVEAAGVDLLPGIGDLDPECDCPGWELPCRHAAALSFQASWLLDADPFLLLLMRGKGEREIREELESRTAPVAVAEPTADRVPGELPDLAGFRPSGAPSIPAAPGVPGVPAEAFALLVANAAGRARALAEGRPWPGRRQDAVRLAAEFPSAAGRLGEGAGFARAVAAWRYGGQDGLEVLETPWTPPKAALAAARAALADVAGEPVFERNHCTVGEVQLRLDRRGRWHPYRLEGQTWWPAGAPESDPGLLVG, from the coding sequence ATGACCGACGACCGGGTGCGCGGGTTTCCCGCGTTCGGGGCGGCCGGGCACCTCGCCCGCTCGTGGTGGGGCCGGGCGTGGGTGCGCGCGATGGAGGACACCGCGCTGGACCTGCGTCAGCTGAAGAAGGGCCGCAAGTACGCCGCGGCCGGTCTGGTCGGCCCGATCACGGTCAGCCCGGGCCGCATCGCGGCGGTGGTCGACGACGCCGACGGCGGCCCGTACCGCACGCAGCTGCGGCTGGCGGAACTGTCCGAACCGGACTGGACGCGGTTCCTCGATCGGGTCGCCTCCCGCGCGGGGCACCTGGCGGCCCTGCTGGACCGCGACATGCCACCCGACCTGGTCGAGGCGGCTGGTGTCGACCTGCTGCCGGGGATCGGCGACCTCGACCCGGAGTGCGACTGCCCGGGCTGGGAGCTGCCGTGCCGGCACGCGGCGGCGTTGTCGTTCCAGGCGTCGTGGCTGCTCGATGCGGACCCGTTCCTGTTGTTGCTGATGCGGGGCAAGGGCGAGCGGGAGATCCGCGAGGAGCTGGAGAGCCGCACGGCGCCGGTGGCGGTGGCCGAGCCGACGGCGGACCGGGTCCCGGGGGAGCTGCCCGACCTGGCGGGGTTCCGGCCCTCGGGCGCCCCGTCGATCCCGGCGGCGCCGGGGGTGCCGGGGGTGCCGGCCGAGGCGTTCGCGCTGCTGGTGGCCAACGCGGCCGGGCGGGCGCGGGCGTTGGCGGAGGGGCGGCCGTGGCCGGGGCGGCGGCAGGACGCGGTCCGCTTGGCCGCGGAGTTCCCTTCGGCGGCCGGGCGGCTGGGTGAGGGTGCGGGTTTCGCGCGGGCGGTCGCGGCGTGGCGGTACGGCGGCCAGGACGGGCTGGAGGTGCTGGAAACGCCGTGGACCCCGCCGAAAGCGGCCTTGGCGGCCGCGCGGGCGGCGCTCGCGGACGTGGCGGGGGAGCCGGTGTTCGAGCGCAACCACTGCACGGTCGGGGAGGTGCAGCTGAGGCTGGATCGCCGGGGCCGGTGGCACCCGTACCGGCTCGAAGGGCAGACGTGGTGGCCCGCGGGGGCGCCGGAGAGCGATCCGGGGCTGCTGGTGGGCTGA
- a CDS encoding FAD-dependent monooxygenase, protein MRILISGASIAGPVLAYWLTRHGFDVTVVERAPALRKTGGHAVDLFRPAMDITERMGVLPRVEALATGTTRMTVHREGSHRPIRVDLAKVFQATSDRHVEVMRDDLSEIYYDAGRDDVEYLFGDSITGISPDGEVTFEHARARRFDLVVGADGLHSNVRRLVFGEEAGLTTFIGAYLAVLSLPDARGLDGEAVTHLGAGRTASIYSARHLDEARAVFLFRREEPLDYHHRDVPRQKELLREAFAGMHPQVDGWLAGLDGAGPFYFDSITQLRLDTWSRGRVTLVGDAGYCPGPAVGGSTSLAVLGAYVLAGELAAANGDHERAFAAYEREMGELVRRSRAFAAGAARSLIPASRAGVWALARGGQLVSALPAGVTRAIAKLNTGGVRMHDAMQVKDYAVTTSA, encoded by the coding sequence ATGCGGATCCTCATCTCCGGCGCCAGCATCGCCGGCCCAGTACTGGCGTACTGGCTCACCCGGCACGGCTTCGACGTCACCGTGGTCGAGCGCGCGCCGGCCCTGCGCAAGACCGGCGGCCACGCCGTCGACCTCTTCCGCCCGGCCATGGACATCACCGAACGGATGGGCGTGCTGCCCCGCGTCGAAGCCCTCGCCACCGGCACGACCCGGATGACCGTGCACCGCGAAGGCAGCCACCGGCCCATCCGGGTGGACCTGGCGAAGGTCTTCCAGGCCACCTCCGACCGGCACGTCGAGGTCATGCGCGACGACCTCAGCGAGATCTACTACGACGCCGGCCGCGACGACGTCGAGTACCTCTTCGGCGACTCGATCACCGGCATCTCCCCCGACGGCGAGGTCACCTTCGAGCACGCGCGGGCGCGCCGGTTCGACCTCGTCGTCGGCGCCGACGGGCTGCACTCGAACGTCCGCCGCCTGGTGTTCGGGGAAGAGGCCGGGCTGACGACGTTCATCGGCGCGTACCTGGCGGTGCTCTCCCTGCCGGACGCCCGCGGTCTCGACGGTGAAGCGGTCACCCACCTCGGTGCCGGCCGCACCGCCTCGATCTACAGCGCCCGCCACCTGGACGAGGCACGCGCGGTGTTCCTGTTCCGCCGCGAGGAGCCACTCGACTACCACCACCGCGACGTCCCACGGCAGAAGGAACTGCTGCGCGAGGCCTTCGCCGGGATGCACCCGCAGGTCGACGGCTGGCTGGCCGGGCTCGACGGGGCCGGTCCGTTCTACTTCGACTCGATCACCCAGCTGCGGCTGGACACGTGGTCCCGCGGCCGCGTGACGCTCGTCGGCGACGCCGGCTACTGCCCCGGCCCGGCCGTCGGCGGCAGCACCAGCCTCGCGGTGCTCGGCGCGTACGTCCTGGCCGGCGAACTGGCCGCGGCGAACGGGGACCACGAACGCGCCTTCGCCGCCTACGAGCGCGAGATGGGCGAGCTGGTGCGCCGCAGCCGCGCCTTCGCCGCCGGCGCGGCGCGCAGCCTGATCCCGGCTTCGCGCGCCGGGGTGTGGGCGCTGGCCCGAGGCGGCCAGCTGGTCTCGGCGCTGCCGGCCGGGGTGACGCGCGCGATCGCGAAGCTCAACACCGGCGGCGTGCGCATGCACGATGCGATGCAGGTCAAGGACTACGCGGTGACGACGTCGGCCTGA
- a CDS encoding TetR/AcrR family transcriptional regulator, with product MPKPSATKQRILDVARELFTSQGVQRTSLQDIADRLGITKPALYYHFPSREDLVRSIVQPLLDDGEKFLLDQEARGDAPVRELIEGFFDFNHRHRADVVMLLAEMPTLADLGLIDRVLGWRTRLTELICGPAPTLEQQARAILALGGLQDVCMQFPDVPVADLKAAAVAGALDALGR from the coding sequence GTGCCGAAGCCCTCCGCCACCAAGCAGCGCATCCTCGACGTCGCCCGCGAGCTGTTCACCAGCCAAGGCGTCCAGCGCACGAGCCTGCAGGACATCGCCGACCGGCTCGGCATCACCAAACCCGCGCTGTACTACCACTTCCCGTCCCGGGAAGACCTGGTCCGCAGCATCGTCCAGCCACTGCTCGACGACGGCGAGAAATTCCTCCTCGACCAGGAAGCCCGCGGCGACGCACCGGTACGCGAGCTGATCGAAGGCTTCTTCGACTTCAACCACCGGCACCGCGCCGACGTCGTCATGCTGCTGGCCGAGATGCCGACCCTGGCCGACCTCGGCCTCATCGACCGCGTCCTGGGCTGGCGGACCCGGCTCACCGAGCTGATCTGCGGCCCGGCCCCGACCCTCGAACAGCAGGCCCGGGCCATCCTGGCGCTCGGCGGCCTGCAGGACGTCTGCATGCAGTTCCCCGACGTCCCGGTCGCCGACCTCAAAGCCGCCGCGGTCGCCGGCGCACTCGACGCCCTCGGCCGCTGA
- a CDS encoding pyridoxamine 5'-phosphate oxidase family protein, which translates to MQPNDIAAVLDKPLSRELLARDLTRLAYVAQDGTPRSIPIAFTWNGSEIVLCTSKNALKLPSLRANPAVALTIDTEVHPPKMLLIRGCADLDVVDGIPEEYLQMNGSYEMTPEQRVEWEREVRSLYDGMVRIVITPTWAKLIDFETTLPSAVEELAKQRAERVG; encoded by the coding sequence ATGCAGCCGAACGACATCGCCGCGGTCCTCGACAAACCGCTCAGCCGTGAACTGCTCGCCCGCGACCTGACCCGCCTCGCCTACGTCGCCCAGGACGGCACCCCGCGCAGCATCCCGATCGCGTTCACCTGGAACGGCTCGGAAATCGTCCTGTGCACGTCGAAGAACGCCCTGAAACTGCCGTCCCTGCGGGCCAACCCCGCCGTCGCGCTGACCATCGACACCGAGGTGCACCCGCCCAAGATGCTCCTCATCCGCGGCTGCGCGGACCTCGATGTCGTCGACGGCATCCCGGAGGAGTACCTGCAGATGAACGGCAGCTACGAAATGACCCCCGAGCAGCGGGTCGAATGGGAACGCGAAGTGCGCTCGCTCTACGACGGCATGGTCCGGATCGTCATCACCCCGACATGGGCCAAGCTGATCGACTTCGAAACCACCCTGCCCAGCGCGGTCGAGGAACTGGCCAAGCAGCGGGCCGAGCGGGTCGGCTAG
- a CDS encoding acyl-CoA dehydrogenase family protein has product MPATHEVTNQVPPLAGHDVAEDPALLAGLERAGAGWAAAQLHELGRLAGTEQAQEWGRLANENEPVLRTHDRYGHRIDEVEFHPHWHDLMKVATAHGLHGTPWRDSREGAHAARAAKFYVWGQVEAGHSCPISMTYAAVPALRANPELAARYEPLLAATEYDFGLREPSTKRGLLAGMSMTEKQGGSDVRANTTTATPSADGSYTLVGHKWFTSAPMCDMFLTLAQAPGGLSCFLLPRVLPDGSRNGILLQRLKDKLGNRSNASSEIEYDHAVGWLVGEEGRGVRTIIEMVNNTRLDCTLGSASGMRLGAVRAVHHATHRHAFGKALVDQPLMANVLADLVLESEAATTVAMRLAAAGDRRDDAQEQAFRRLGLAVSKYWVCKRAPMHAAEALECFGGNGYVEESGMPRLYREAPLSSIWEGSGNVAALDALRAMGRQPESVAAFFAEVEQAAGGDARLDDAVDRVRKELTDLDGIEYRARRLVEAMALVLQGSLLVRHGHPAVADAFCASRFGGDWGIAFGTLPAGVDTGAIIERAAVH; this is encoded by the coding sequence ATGCCCGCCACGCATGAGGTCACCAACCAGGTCCCGCCGCTGGCCGGCCACGACGTCGCCGAGGACCCGGCCCTGCTGGCCGGGCTCGAGCGCGCCGGTGCGGGCTGGGCGGCGGCGCAGCTGCACGAGCTGGGCCGGCTGGCCGGGACCGAGCAGGCGCAGGAGTGGGGCCGGCTGGCCAACGAGAACGAGCCGGTGCTGCGCACCCACGACCGGTACGGCCACCGGATCGACGAGGTCGAGTTCCACCCGCACTGGCACGACCTGATGAAGGTCGCGACGGCGCACGGCCTGCACGGCACGCCGTGGCGGGACTCCCGAGAGGGCGCGCACGCGGCGCGGGCGGCGAAGTTCTACGTCTGGGGCCAGGTGGAAGCCGGGCACAGCTGCCCGATCTCGATGACCTACGCCGCGGTGCCGGCGTTGCGGGCGAACCCGGAGCTGGCGGCGCGGTACGAGCCGCTGCTGGCGGCGACCGAGTACGACTTCGGGCTGCGGGAACCGAGCACCAAGCGCGGCCTGCTCGCGGGCATGTCGATGACCGAGAAGCAGGGCGGCTCGGACGTCCGGGCGAACACGACGACCGCGACACCATCCGCGGACGGCAGCTACACCCTGGTCGGGCACAAGTGGTTTACCTCGGCACCGATGTGCGACATGTTCCTGACGCTGGCGCAGGCGCCGGGCGGGCTCTCCTGCTTCCTGCTCCCCCGCGTCCTGCCGGACGGCTCGCGCAACGGGATCCTCCTGCAGCGGCTGAAGGACAAGCTCGGCAACCGGTCGAACGCGTCGTCGGAGATCGAGTACGACCACGCCGTCGGCTGGCTGGTCGGCGAGGAGGGCCGCGGGGTCCGCACGATCATCGAGATGGTGAACAACACCCGGCTGGACTGCACGCTGGGCAGTGCGTCGGGCATGCGGCTGGGTGCGGTCCGCGCGGTGCACCACGCGACGCACCGGCACGCGTTCGGCAAGGCGCTGGTGGACCAGCCGCTGATGGCGAACGTCCTGGCCGACCTGGTGCTCGAGTCCGAGGCGGCGACGACGGTGGCGATGCGGCTGGCCGCGGCGGGCGACCGGCGGGACGACGCGCAGGAGCAGGCGTTCCGCCGGCTGGGGCTGGCGGTGTCGAAGTACTGGGTGTGCAAGCGGGCGCCGATGCACGCGGCCGAGGCCCTGGAGTGCTTCGGCGGCAACGGGTACGTCGAGGAGTCGGGGATGCCGCGGCTCTACCGGGAGGCGCCGCTGTCGTCGATCTGGGAGGGCTCGGGCAACGTCGCCGCGCTGGACGCGTTGCGCGCGATGGGCCGGCAGCCGGAGTCGGTCGCGGCGTTCTTCGCCGAAGTCGAGCAGGCCGCCGGCGGTGACGCCCGGCTGGACGACGCCGTGGACCGCGTTCGCAAGGAGCTGACCGATCTGGACGGCATCGAGTACCGGGCCCGGCGGCTGGTCGAGGCGATGGCGCTGGTGCTGCAGGGATCGCTGCTGGTCCGCCACGGCCACCCGGCGGTCGCGGACGCGTTCTGCGCATCCCGCTTCGGCGGCGACTGGGGCATCGCGTTCGGCACGCTCCCGGCCGGCGTCGACACGGGAGCGATCATCGAGCGCGCCGCGGTGCACTAG
- a CDS encoding TetR/AcrR family transcriptional regulator, translating into MPYRRTPKVQERLDAQRETIVAAATRQLAEHGYSGCSVAAVAERAGVAVGSVYRHFPTKADLVVHVFREVVTREVEAVRVAAAGAGEPAERVLAAVDTFAQRALKAPKQAYALLIEPVDALIDAERLEFRRAYTEVIAEHVAAGVRDGVLPPQDGRLTAAALVGAAAEVLIGPLTSGNAGDVAELRTFILRALGGSDARHA; encoded by the coding sequence GTGCCCTACCGCCGCACCCCGAAGGTGCAGGAACGCCTCGACGCCCAGCGGGAGACGATCGTCGCCGCCGCGACGCGCCAGCTGGCCGAACACGGCTACAGCGGCTGCTCCGTCGCCGCGGTCGCCGAACGGGCCGGGGTCGCCGTCGGCAGCGTCTACCGGCACTTCCCCACCAAGGCCGACCTCGTCGTGCACGTGTTCCGGGAGGTCGTGACGCGGGAGGTCGAGGCGGTCCGGGTCGCCGCGGCGGGGGCGGGGGAACCGGCCGAGCGGGTCCTGGCCGCCGTCGACACGTTCGCCCAGCGGGCCCTCAAGGCGCCCAAGCAGGCCTATGCCCTGCTCATCGAGCCGGTCGACGCGCTCATCGACGCCGAGCGGCTGGAGTTCCGCCGGGCCTACACCGAGGTCATCGCCGAGCACGTCGCCGCCGGTGTCCGGGACGGCGTGCTCCCGCCCCAGGACGGCCGGCTCACCGCCGCCGCGCTGGTCGGCGCCGCCGCGGAAGTCCTGATCGGTCCGTTGACCAGCGGGAACGCCGGTGACGTCGCCGAGCTTCGCACGTTCATCCTTCGCGCTCTAGGAGGTTCCGATGCCCGCCACGCATGA
- a CDS encoding SRPBCC family protein encodes MVEVTVEETVSCPPDAFLALVMEPRRYAEVDRKLGRIDWVRRDGDVTEFRFRSALPGLGPGPKVVSRMTLTPGRRVDVRLPDRPENRLARRVSTFEASFECEPVDGGIRVRRRIAFGFPAPLRWLVEPVLRRKLRADVEAEVRGAKRLLER; translated from the coding sequence ATGGTGGAGGTGACCGTGGAAGAGACCGTGTCGTGCCCGCCGGACGCCTTCCTGGCGCTGGTCATGGAGCCGCGGCGGTACGCGGAGGTCGATCGCAAGCTGGGCCGGATCGACTGGGTGCGTCGCGACGGCGACGTCACCGAGTTCCGGTTCCGTTCGGCGCTGCCCGGGCTGGGGCCGGGTCCGAAGGTCGTCTCCCGGATGACGCTGACGCCGGGCCGGCGGGTCGACGTCCGGCTGCCCGACCGGCCGGAGAACCGCTTGGCGCGCCGGGTGTCGACGTTCGAGGCGTCCTTCGAGTGCGAGCCGGTGGACGGCGGGATCCGGGTGCGGCGGCGGATCGCGTTCGGGTTTCCCGCTCCCCTGCGCTGGCTGGTCGAGCCGGTGCTGCGGCGCAAGCTGCGGGCCGACGTCGAGGCCGAGGTCCGGGGCGCGAAGCGGCTGCTCGAGCGTTGA
- a CDS encoding TetR/AcrR family transcriptional regulator, translating to MARTTPGVTRRRILDEAVHLFATRGYDATSIADIQTACGLHPGSGALYKHFPSKAALLEAAVHDNLTRLADRTASTADAQLPDDPREALRVLADVVWAFMAADRDLIRLMIREFTGFPELFEQMWQGVLATVYRRGTEWITTLRDQGRASVTDPEATAAVLVASLTYHPILDVLIGHTPGDLTPDRFLTAWLDSAVATLRLT from the coding sequence ATGGCTCGGACAACCCCCGGCGTCACCCGCCGCCGCATCCTCGACGAAGCCGTCCACCTCTTCGCCACCCGTGGCTACGACGCCACCTCCATCGCCGACATCCAGACCGCCTGCGGCCTCCACCCCGGCAGTGGCGCCCTCTACAAGCACTTCCCGTCCAAAGCCGCGCTCCTCGAAGCCGCCGTGCACGACAACCTCACGCGCTTGGCCGACCGCACGGCTTCGACCGCCGACGCCCAGCTGCCCGACGACCCCCGCGAGGCGCTGCGCGTGCTCGCCGACGTCGTCTGGGCCTTCATGGCCGCCGACCGCGACCTCATCCGCCTGATGATCCGCGAATTCACCGGCTTCCCGGAGCTGTTCGAGCAGATGTGGCAGGGCGTCCTGGCCACCGTCTACCGCCGCGGCACCGAGTGGATCACCACACTGCGGGACCAGGGGAGAGCGTCGGTGACCGATCCGGAAGCCACCGCCGCGGTGCTGGTCGCGTCCCTGACCTACCACCCGATCCTCGACGTCCTCATCGGACACACCCCCGGCGACCTCACCCCGGACCGCTTCCTCACCGCCTGGCTCGACTCCGCCGTCGCCACCCTGCGGCTCACCTGA
- a CDS encoding helix-turn-helix domain-containing protein — MTDPLTARLAATVHAARTSQGLSAATLADRSGVSRAMIGKIERGDVQPTAALLAKLSAALGLTLSELIARAEGDERRLVRAAEQPVWVDPDTGYRRRSVSPAAGRPLELVEVELPPGAEVPLASGTYAFLHQQIWVLAGQLRFHEGAQVHELAAGDCLQLGPAADCVFANPGPVPCRYLVALVKRGA, encoded by the coding sequence ATGACCGATCCCCTGACTGCCCGCCTGGCCGCCACGGTGCACGCCGCCCGGACGTCGCAAGGTCTCTCGGCCGCGACGCTCGCCGACCGGTCGGGGGTGTCGCGGGCGATGATCGGCAAGATCGAGCGGGGTGACGTGCAGCCGACGGCGGCGTTGCTGGCGAAGCTGTCGGCCGCGCTGGGCCTGACGTTGTCGGAGCTGATCGCGCGGGCCGAGGGTGACGAGCGCCGGCTGGTGCGGGCGGCGGAGCAGCCGGTGTGGGTGGATCCGGACACCGGGTACCGGCGGCGGTCGGTCTCCCCCGCGGCGGGCCGTCCGCTGGAGCTGGTGGAGGTGGAGTTGCCGCCGGGGGCCGAGGTGCCGTTGGCGTCGGGGACGTATGCGTTCCTGCACCAGCAGATCTGGGTGCTGGCGGGGCAGTTGCGCTTCCACGAGGGTGCGCAGGTGCACGAGCTGGCCGCCGGGGACTGCTTGCAGCTGGGGCCGGCGGCGGACTGTGTCTTCGCGAACCCGGGGCCGGTGCCGTGCCGGTATCTGGTGGCGCTGGTGAAGCGGGGGGCGTGA
- a CDS encoding GNAT family N-acetyltransferase → MIRDATTEDAAACAALYAPYVTDTAISFETEPPGTAEMARRIAGAHAWLVHEDHGRVAGYAYATRFAERAAYRWSCETSIYLEQGRRRTGAGRALYEALFERLRARGFCRAFAGMTLPNDASAGLHRALGFEPAGVYRRVGWKHGAWRDVAWVQKDLRATDGCTSAPGELT, encoded by the coding sequence ATAATCCGAGACGCCACCACCGAGGACGCCGCCGCCTGCGCCGCCCTCTACGCGCCCTACGTCACCGACACCGCCATCTCCTTCGAAACCGAACCACCCGGCACCGCCGAAATGGCCCGCCGCATCGCCGGCGCCCACGCCTGGCTCGTTCACGAAGACCACGGCCGCGTCGCCGGATACGCCTACGCCACCCGCTTCGCCGAACGCGCCGCCTACCGCTGGTCCTGCGAAACGAGCATCTACCTCGAACAAGGCCGCCGCCGCACCGGCGCCGGACGCGCCCTCTACGAAGCACTGTTCGAGCGGCTGCGCGCACGCGGCTTCTGCCGCGCCTTCGCCGGCATGACCCTGCCGAACGACGCCAGCGCCGGACTCCACCGCGCCCTCGGGTTCGAACCCGCCGGCGTCTACCGCCGGGTCGGCTGGAAACACGGCGCCTGGCGCGACGTCGCCTGGGTCCAAAAAGACCTTCGCGCAACCGACGGTTGCACATCTGCGCCCGGCGAGCTAACGTGA